Genomic DNA from Solanum dulcamara chromosome 4, daSolDulc1.2, whole genome shotgun sequence:
CCGATAAGTTGTGGAATTTTGATGAGTAATCTTGAATCGCTCACAAATTTCCTTCATAAGATCGCTATTGAGATTGGCCGCATTATCTGTTATAATTGATTCTGGAATCCCAAATCGACAAATGATATTGTTACGAACAAAATCTGCCATGACTTTCTTAGTTACTGCCTTATATGTCGAAGCTTCGACCCATTTTGTAAAATAATCGATAGCCACAAGGATGAAACGATGTCCATTTGATGTAGGAGGCTCTATGGGTCCAATTACATCCATTCCCCAAGCGGAAAATGGCCATGGGGAACCCATAACATTGAGCTCATTTGGTGGAACTCGTATAAAATCTCCATGGACTTGGCATTGATGAAACTTCTGCACGTATCGAATGCTATCTCTCTCCATGGTCATCTAAAAATATCCAGCTCTTAAGATCTTCTTAGCCAGAGTGAACCCATTCATATGAGGTCCACATGTTCCTGCATGTATTTCTTCTAAAAGTCTCGTCGCTTCCTTGGCGTCAACACATCTCAGCAATCCTAAATCTGGAGTCCTCCTATACAAAATTTCTCCAttaagaaagaaatgattggccatcCTTCTCAGAGTCCCATTTTGCTTGCTTGTGGCATTTTCGGGATATTCACGTGCTT
This window encodes:
- the LOC129884249 gene encoding uncharacterized protein LOC129884249, translated to MERDSIRYVQKFHQCQVHGDFIRVPPNELNVMGSPWPFSAWGMDVIGPIEPPTSNGHRFILVAIDYFTKWVEASTYKAVTKKVMADFVRNNIICRFGIPESIITDNAANLNSDLMKEICERFKITHQNSTTYRP